The genomic DNA CCGTATGGGAATTCGAAACCTTTTAACCGCCAAGCCAATTCGCCTGCAAAATTCCAATTCCGCAACCTTTTGCAAGTGTATCGAATCGAGCTGGAGAAATCAATATGAAATGGGCTGCTCAACCACCCCCATTTTTAAAGGTTGCATTTTCATTCTAGGCGGTACGCTGGTCCGGGCAGAGAGAGCACCTGGCTTGGCAAAATGAGGCAGCCTTCCTTCCATGGGATACGGCGGGAAATGGAATAAAATTCTGTGCCCCATCATTTTCCCTAATCATCGATCCCGGAAAGCTTTCTTTCCCGCCTAAAATCCTCCGCCATTTTCGGTAGGGAGTGGGATAGAGGTTGTTCTGGGGCCGATTTTGCCGGCGTCAGGTGCCCTCTCCGCCCGGACCACAACAAAAGTGGGTTTAAAAAATGGGGGTGGGTAAGGAAAGAGGCCGGAGGATAGCTAATCATAAATCGGTTCACAATTGAGGAGAACCACCGGAAGGCGCACGGCTCTGGCAATATCCGTATAAACCCTTCCGGTTAAATCTCTTCCCCAACCTCCAAGGGCGAAGGGCGATGAAGGGATGACGACCAGGTCGGGCGGGGGTTCCTGCTTCAGGTACTCCCGAATGGCCTCGACGAAATCCTGCACCACCAGGAGATCTCCCATGAAAATATTTCCCCCGAAGAAGCGATTGGCGGGAATCCGCACATGAATCTGAATCCCTCCCAATAAGGATGATTCATTCAGGGTTTGTTCGAAGACCGGTTGGACCAAGGCCGAAGACAAAAACAAAACTCTCCGGGCGCCGCGGGCATTAATTAGGGATTGCAAATTCTCTAAAACGCTGGGGCGGAACCCCGCACCCATAAAAATAATCCCTAAGTGATGGTCGATTTCAGGCGCATAGGGGTAACCAAAATGATCCGGTTGGAGTTCTACCTCCCTCACATCACCCTGGCACTGGATCAATAGCTTAACGGAGTTACCTCTATGTAGATGGTGGATATGCAAAATGTCCCGGGCCTGGGGTCTGGAGGATACCGGCAAACCGTTGATGGCCAGAATCAGGTCCCCTGGTTTTAAACCCGCATGGGCAGTGGGAGAGTTCTTTACTACCCCAATTATGCGCGGAAGGTTCTTGCGCTTTTCATAGAGGTTTTCTTCATACATGCTGGGTTTGACCAGCAAAGGAATTTGCTTCTTTTCCCGAAGAGAGCGAATTGTCGAAACCACCCCGGACCAAATTTCTTCGAGGTTGCAGAGCGGGGGCCGGGAAAAGAATTGACTGGCCCCCGGAAGGCTTACTTCCACCAAATGGGCATCGTGCTGGTCCGCATAAATTATTGTTTCCGTCAAATCATCGAGCATTGCTTTGACCGAAGGAAAGGGCCACGGAACAACAATTACGGCGTAGGCGATCTCCCTTTTTTTGAGTAAAGGAAGGGCCCGGATGGCTACCTCTGGCTTCTCACCTCCCATGATTTCTCGCCGTCGCGTCGGGGAGGAACTATTTAAAGAAAGGTAAAGGTAGATAGGCTTCAGAGAAGAAAGCATAGAGATAAATTCGTCCGTCAGCTTGTTCCCGTTGGTGGAAAGGCGCAAGGGACGATCGGTTTTTTTTCGCAGTTCGGTTAAGAGATCAAGGGCGTAAGGATGGGATAAGACCTCGTAAGGGCTCCCTAAGGTGGGGAAAAGGGCGCACCTTCTCTGGGGTGAGAAATATTTTAGACGAGTTCGAGCTTCGTCATATTCCTCCTCGGCCGTTCTTTTAGGCTGTTGCAGGGCCAAAGAGGGAGGGTTTCCTCGGAGATAGCAGAAGCGGCAATGGCAATCGCACCGCGTGGCCAGATGATCGAAAACTTCTGCCGGGTCTCCGGCAGAAGGAACCAGCCAGTGGTTCAGGTTCTTCAGCCGGAAGCCGTCGATCTTGACCGGCTTTCCGTTTGATTCCAGGGCCACGACCGACAGGAGACTTTCTAAGATTCTCTTGAGGTGAGGAATGCGGGGCTCGTAAAGCTCGGCATTACCAACACTTTGGAAAGATGAATTTTCATTTTGTCCGCTGGCGGACTGGGCACTAAACTGGGTTTGAGGTTCAGGGATTTCCCCGGCGAGTGAAAAAATTGGATGAATGACCTCCCTTTCATTCATCAAGCGGAACCCATCCGCTTGCACCTCTTCCCCTTTATGGTAGAGAGAAAGCAGTTGGAGAAGGCTCTGCAATTGGATACGGATCATCTCTGCCAGAGGATCGTGCTTGTCTTTATGGGCATTTTCCTCGATGGGATAACGAAAAACATATTCGGTTTCTTCGGCCATGATTTTTATATTACCCCATTACCCTCTCCCTGCCTACCGTTTATTGAATTTTGCAGGGGGCAGGAAATCAGTGTTCAGGGCCAAGTGAAGGTGGCCAAGAGCTTCAACATGCTTGACGAGGGAGAGGAAAAAGGGTTATCGTCGGGTTTGAGGAGATAAGTTTTCGGATTAGGCCAGGGGAAAATCTGCAAAACAAAACCGAGCCAATTGCGGAGGGACTGATGGAAAACCGGGTGACCGAGATCTTGGGTTCCGAGTATCCCATTATTCAAGGGGCGATGCGTTTGATCACCATGGGCGAAATGGCGGCGGCTGTATCCCGCAGCGGAGGCTTCGGGGTCATTGCCTCTTCGGGTCTGGAAGGAGAGAGGCTACGGGCGGAGATCCGCAAAGCCCAGTCACTTACCAACAAGCCTTTCGGGATCAACATTCCTATCTACCGGCCCAATGCCTTTGAAGCCCTGGAGATCGCTATCGAGGAAGGCGTAAAAACCATCACTACTTCGGCCGGCGATCCGGTGAAATTGATCAAAAGGGTCAAAGAAGCCGGGCTCAGGATGTTGCAGGTAATTGCCACCGTAGAGATGGCTAAAAAGGCAGAGGCGGGGGGGGCAGACGCAGTCATCGCTATCGGGGCTGAAGGGGGAGGCCATGTGGGCAGGGACGAAATTTCCACCATGGTTCTCATCCCGCAAGTCGTGGACGCGGTTAAAATCCCTGTGGTGGCTGCTGGGGGGATAGGGGATGGGCGGGGCTGGGTCTCGACCTTTGCCCTGGGTGCCGAAGGTATCCAGATGGGTACTCGCTTCCTGGCCACAAAAGAATGCCCCATCTCGGAAACTCACAAACAGGCAATCTTGGAAGCCAAGGATAATAGCACCATGATCGCTGCGCGCAAAGGCTATCCCATTCGGGTACTGAAGAACAAAGCGGCTATGACGATTCGGACTATGGATGAGAGCGGCGCCGGCCAGGATGAAATCAATACCTATGTGGATAAAATTTCCAGAGAGGGCGGGGATGACCGGGACAATAAGCTCATGTCCGCGGGACAGGTTGCTGGATTGATTCAAAGAATCATGACCGTCGAAGAACTGATTCTGGATATGGTGGCTGAAGCCAGAAGGGTCGCCCAAAATCTTGGAAAAACTTTTTAGCCACAGAGCACACAGAGATCACAGAGATATTTGCAAAAACAAAGAAGAATATGGATAAGCATCCAGATAATATTCATTACAGATATCTTTATAAAATT from Deltaproteobacteria bacterium includes the following:
- a CDS encoding radical SAM protein, whose amino-acid sequence is MAEETEYVFRYPIEENAHKDKHDPLAEMIRIQLQSLLQLLSLYHKGEEVQADGFRLMNEREVIHPIFSLAGEIPEPQTQFSAQSASGQNENSSFQSVGNAELYEPRIPHLKRILESLLSVVALESNGKPVKIDGFRLKNLNHWLVPSAGDPAEVFDHLATRCDCHCRFCYLRGNPPSLALQQPKRTAEEEYDEARTRLKYFSPQRRCALFPTLGSPYEVLSHPYALDLLTELRKKTDRPLRLSTNGNKLTDEFISMLSSLKPIYLYLSLNSSSPTRRREIMGGEKPEVAIRALPLLKKREIAYAVIVVPWPFPSVKAMLDDLTETIIYADQHDAHLVEVSLPGASQFFSRPPLCNLEEIWSGVVSTIRSLREKKQIPLLVKPSMYEENLYEKRKNLPRIIGVVKNSPTAHAGLKPGDLILAINGLPVSSRPQARDILHIHHLHRGNSVKLLIQCQGDVREVELQPDHFGYPYAPEIDHHLGIIFMGAGFRPSVLENLQSLINARGARRVLFLSSALVQPVFEQTLNESSLLGGIQIHVRIPANRFFGGNIFMGDLLVVQDFVEAIREYLKQEPPPDLVVIPSSPFALGGWGRDLTGRVYTDIARAVRLPVVLLNCEPIYD
- a CDS encoding nitronate monooxygenase encodes the protein MENRVTEILGSEYPIIQGAMRLITMGEMAAAVSRSGGFGVIASSGLEGERLRAEIRKAQSLTNKPFGINIPIYRPNAFEALEIAIEEGVKTITTSAGDPVKLIKRVKEAGLRMLQVIATVEMAKKAEAGGADAVIAIGAEGGGHVGRDEISTMVLIPQVVDAVKIPVVAAGGIGDGRGWVSTFALGAEGIQMGTRFLATKECPISETHKQAILEAKDNSTMIAARKGYPIRVLKNKAAMTIRTMDESGAGQDEINTYVDKISREGGDDRDNKLMSAGQVAGLIQRIMTVEELILDMVAEARRVAQNLGKTF